Proteins from a genomic interval of Pseudomonadota bacterium:
- the rplX gene encoding 50S ribosomal protein L24: MQTGLSKIKLNDQVEVIAGKDKGRVGKVIKIVSNSNKALVEKVNMIKRHTKPNMASQQGGIIDKEAPIHVSNLKIICPKCSKTARVGKKILEDGSKVRVCKKCGESVEAKA; this comes from the coding sequence ATGCAGACTGGATTGAGTAAAATAAAGTTAAATGATCAGGTAGAAGTAATCGCCGGCAAAGATAAGGGTAGAGTCGGCAAAGTGATCAAGATTGTTAGCAATTCGAATAAAGCCCTGGTTGAAAAGGTTAATATGATCAAGCGTCATACCAAACCAAACATGGCAAGCCAGCAAGGCGGCATCATAGACAAGGAAGCGCCGATTCATGTTTCCAACCTCAAGATAATCTGCCCTAAATGTTCGAAAACTGCCCGTGTTGGGAAGAAGATTTTGGAAGATGGGTCAAAGGTTCGTGTTTGCAAAAAATGTGGAGAATCAGTAGAAGCCAAGGCCTGA
- the rplP gene encoding 50S ribosomal protein L16, which yields MLSPKKVKHRKQFKGRLKGSANRGSTIAFGKYALKAVEPGKMTAQQIEAARIAINRKVKRGGKMWIRVFPDKPITSKPAETRMGKGKGAHDSWVAPIHAGRILYELDGVDESLAVIALTLAGNKLPFATKVIMLESTL from the coding sequence ATGCTTAGTCCAAAAAAAGTAAAACACAGAAAGCAGTTTAAGGGCCGCCTGAAAGGCAGTGCAAATCGTGGTTCTACTATAGCATTTGGTAAGTATGCCCTTAAAGCTGTTGAGCCCGGAAAGATGACCGCGCAACAAATTGAGGCTGCACGTATTGCTATTAATAGAAAGGTAAAGCGTGGCGGGAAAATGTGGATTCGTGTTTTTCCTGATAAACCTATTACCTCAAAGCCTGCTGAAACTCGTATGGGTAAAGGAAAAGGAGCCCATGATTCTTGGGTCGCACCTATTCATGCAGGTCGTATCCTCTATGAACTGGACGGTGTCGATGAAAGTCTTGCCGTAATAGCCCTCACACTGGCTGGCAATAAGCTTCCTTTTGCAACCAAGGTGATTATGTTGGAGTCGACTCTATGA
- the rpsQ gene encoding 30S ribosomal protein S17, whose amino-acid sequence MEMSDIKKARKTRVGLVISNKMGSSIVVRTEQVTRHKLYGKIMRRHVKYMADDPENTCNIGDRVLIEECRPLSKMKHWRLREIIEKAV is encoded by the coding sequence ATGGAAATGAGTGATATTAAAAAAGCACGTAAAACAAGAGTTGGTTTAGTTATCAGTAATAAAATGGGCAGTAGCATTGTTGTCCGTACTGAGCAGGTTACTCGTCATAAGCTGTATGGTAAGATTATGCGCAGACATGTTAAATACATGGCTGATGATCCAGAAAACACCTGTAATATTGGAGATCGTGTGCTTATTGAAGAATGCAGACCTTTAAGCAAAATGAAGCACTGGCGACTTCGTGAAATTATTGAAAAAGCTGTCTAA
- the rplN gene encoding 50S ribosomal protein L14: protein MIQTESTLNVADNSGAKKVLCIRVLGGTRRRYAKVGDVIVVTVKEAIPNGKVKKGDVMRAVIVRTSKEIRRMDDTSVKFDDNSAVLLSSNGEPIGTRIFGPVARELRAKGYMKIISLAPEVL, encoded by the coding sequence ATGATACAGACCGAAAGTACACTTAATGTCGCAGACAATTCTGGAGCCAAAAAAGTTTTGTGCATCCGGGTCCTGGGTGGAACGAGACGTCGTTATGCAAAAGTCGGCGACGTTATAGTTGTGACTGTGAAAGAAGCCATACCCAACGGCAAGGTAAAGAAAGGCGATGTCATGAGAGCTGTTATTGTGCGGACTTCAAAAGAAATTCGCCGAATGGATGACACCTCCGTTAAGTTTGATGATAATTCTGCCGTTTTGTTGAGTAGCAACGGTGAACCGATCGGAACCAGAATTTTTGGGCCGGTCGCCAGAGAATTAAGGGCCAAAGGGTACATGAAGATAATATCTCTTGCCCCAGAAGTATTATAA
- the rpmC gene encoding 50S ribosomal protein L29, producing MKMKEIRELTEDALAVKLADVSEELFKLKFQHSIRPLENPANLRELRKNIARIKTVMIEKRADEN from the coding sequence ATGAAAATGAAAGAAATACGGGAATTGACTGAAGATGCTCTTGCCGTCAAACTTGCTGATGTATCAGAAGAGCTTTTTAAGCTCAAATTTCAGCACAGCATCAGACCGCTTGAAAATCCTGCGAATTTACGTGAACTTCGTAAAAATATCGCCAGGATCAAGACAGTAATGATTGAAAAGCGAGCAGACGAAAATTAA